The region ACCGCTGACCTGCTACTCGCTCCTTCGTACCAGTATGAACGTCACGTGTCTGTTGTTATTACAGAGCTAAGCTGTGAGTTGGAGTCCAGGTTTCCTGACAGAATCATCGGAGGTACGAAAATAAATCTCCCAATATGAAGCTCACCTTGAAAGACCCATAGTGGTGGGCTCTAGTATAGGCTACAAATTCCACTCTCGTAATAATCATTTTTTAATGGGAGGACCTGTCAATTTACATGTTTATCAAAGGATTAAAGCTGCTTCTGTTGTCTACTTTCGCTTTGTTTAATTTCGGGCTATCAGGAAATAGATGTCTGCCTAGACCGTGGTCTACCATTGGGAACAAGGGTAGACAGGTTTTAGTTTccacattttctgtgttttttgaCCATTCATAAATGCAGACTCTGTTTATTActagaggaggaagcagaactgGCCACACGGTGTGAGGCTGCAGTGCTCCTCTTAGAGGACCAGCAGTGCATGATGGTCGCCGCGCGTGGGGAGCTGCGGGCCGGCCGGGCCAGAGCGTCAGCCCTGGGAAGAAGCCTCAGAGAAGAGGAGCGGAgtttcctggaggagctgaagcgcAGGAGCCACCAGATCACGCTGCTGAATCgtgagctgcagcatcagaATGTCGTCACCATGAGCCTCTGCCACGAGTTGCATTCCGCACGATTAAAACTGTTCCAACAGCGGCAGAGCGCAGAGAcatctggagaggaggaagcaaggcgggatgaggaggaggaagaggatgacgaagaggaggagggcggtGATAATGAAGATGAAGGATCGTTGTGGCTTTTGTCCCCACCTCCGCCAGCCTCCCCTCATCTTCCAGAGGCGAGTCACAGGGGGCGTGTCAGCAGCGTCAGGGAGGAGAGGGTCCGAGCTTGCGTCCCTCAGGAGAGAGTGACATCGCCTCAAAGGCCACACCCTATGCCTGACCCCGCCCTCTTCTTGTTTCCACTAAGATACCGCCTCCTTCGCTATAACCCTCCAATCAAAACACCGGACGGAGACGGGCTGGAGGATGAATGGGAGGACATAGAGGACATCAGGGTACACAGGCGGGTGGACatggaggcaggagaaggagaaactgCACTGTGATGATGGTATTCAAGACTGTGATGTCTTCCACAAAGTCTCAGTTAACCTGATGTGATGTTCCAGAAAATGGTAATGATTGAAGCGGGGCTTTCTGTAGGTTTCAGGTTAAGTATTTAGAGttaggagggtgtgtgtgtgattttagTCACAAGTCAACTTAAAATGCCCCATCAGTGGATCAGAAAATAAGGATCAGCACTACTGGACTTTCCTCTGGACGCCTCTTGATTATAACACTGTTGATCACAGCTTTTGCCCGTAATTAGTAGCCTTGTCTGTGAGCGTGTAAACATTTCCAGCCTCTAAAGTGGGCCCCTGATTTTTCACAGCACCAGTTGTAATCGAGGGGAATTGCATCACTTCTAAAGGCTTTGATATATTTTGTATAATTTGCACTTTATTAAATCCATGCAATGCGGCTGGTAATGGCCCAGTAATTGTGGTGTGAGACTGTTTGTTTACAGCAGATGTTCTGAATGTtcactgtccaaacacaggccGACATTTATGCTGTTAATTGACAAAATAAGCCAAACTATTTTTATTgttagttttattatttatttatttattatttttagttttttgttaTATATATTGAGTATTCTACTCTAGCTCTGCGCCTCTATCAAAACATTCACCAAGATGCATCTCTATATGTTGCAATCTCAACTGAATCTTGAACACATATGTTTTAAAGtgttgctttaaaaaatatattgaaaCACCAAATATTGCTACAGGGTGAATTAAGGTAAGTATATGGTAACAATTACCCTCATTTGAATATAGACCTAACTGCAACTCCTGTTAAGGGCTGTATTATGAactaaaaatgcagattttgctACTTTAATGCCAAAAAAGTTGAAATAAATTGCCTATTTCTCTAAGTGAAAGAAAGAGTAAAGCTACATCTCCTAACGCACTGTCACAGTGCTTAATTCATCTTAATTCATTCATCAATTAGCTTAAATAGATGTAATAATAGGTCTAACATTCACATACACTTCTCTCCTAGCAAATGTCCCATTCCAGAATGTTCCTACAGTTGTCATGTACCCGTGCACGGACTGTTAACGTCTCGCTGCAGGgctaccatggcaaccagagAGTGGTGTTCTAACTTAAGCCTGAatggaacagagagagagagagcaactgCGGCTATGTTTGGGGGAGAAATGGGGGCCTCTGTACAAAGGCTCCTGCACATGCTCACATTCATGGTTGACAGAGTGCCTGGGCTGGTGTAACTACAGGAAGTTACATCATGAACAGCAGAGCGGTTGCCCTCTTCTGGACACGGATGGGTACTAAATGTGTGAATGTCAGAACAGAAGGCCTGCATGCTCTCCCACAGCTCCCCGGTATCCATGAAGGACAGACACTCTCATGCTCAGACACTGTTATTTAACGTGGTGTCGCGGCAAGGACGGAGGAGCCTCCCAGAAGGAGAAAGCCAGGGGGAGCCAAACCTCTGATTTCCACAGGATTCACAGCAGATGACAGCACACTTGTAGTCTCTTTTAACACCATCTGGTAAGACCTATTGTTTGGTTGGCCCAAtgtacttttttaaaattcctttaaATACACCAAGAGTAACCTGGTATACTATAGTATACTTACTCAGCAATGTGCCCAGAGTTTATCTTGTAAGATTTACTTTTTCTTTCCACTGGAAGGTGACACTGCTGCAGGAGCACTCTGTAATCTTCCTGTTGTCAGCTGTTGTCTAATGCTCTTAAAGCCATTTGCTCTGGCACATGCCACACAGGCATGCATGCAAACGTGGGTGAAGGCTGATGTCCTAGTTGCAGAGCAGATATTTTGACTTTTCACCACGGCATAAAAGACAGGTGAGCAATATGTAATCATGCCAGGAATGATGACCTATGACACGTCAGTTCCTGttgccacttcctttcttgATGTATTGCCTGTATTAGTCAGATCAGCAATAGCATTTAAGTATGTGAAGCTGGATCTTCATTTTTAGCACACGGGACAAAAAAGCTGATGTCAGAAAAAGGCTAAATTTATAAATGCTACCACTGTTGTGGCAGTGTAGTGTCTTATAATTCCTAATCTCACCCAACCGTCggtcttttctccttctccttctcctcctagaTCCTGCACAGTTGTCAGAGCTTCGTTCACAGAGGCACCATGGGAAACGTAGTTCACTGCTGCCACACGTTGTCAAACTACTTTAAGTGTAGAGATGCTCTGGTTCAGGGGGAACCGGAAAGATCCCCTCTTCTCTCTAGCGAAGAAAGTGACTGTGACTCACCCAGCCTGCCAGAAATCACGGAGGACGATCTATCACCTGGCTCTACAAATCCGACCCTGGAGCCagagaacttcctgtttcctgacatAATTCTAAGCAGCAACCTGGGAGGGGATGTGACTCTGGTAGAGCCAATGGTGTGCCTGCTggtgtctgaggaggaagataGAACGAGGGTGGACGAGCCAAGAGAGGAATCACGAAGGAGGGGTAGCGGGGGATGTTATGAGGTTGAGACTCAGACTGAAGTGGAGA is a window of Takifugu flavidus isolate HTHZ2018 chromosome 14, ASM371156v2, whole genome shotgun sequence DNA encoding:
- the LOC130537333 gene encoding coiled-coil domain-containing protein 92-like isoform X2, which codes for MDERKLEQQVASVGRGIAFLEQEHLAMLTGLRLEITHLKRRCHELSCELESRFPDRIIGEEEAELATRCEAAVLLLEDQQCMMVAARGELRAGRARASALGRSLREEERSFLEELKRRSHQITLLNRELQHQNVVTMSLCHELHSARLKLFQQRQSAETSGEEEARRDEEEEEDDEEEEGGDNEDEGSLWLLSPPPPASPHLPEASHRGRVSSVREERVRACVPQERVTSPQRPHPMPDPALFLFPLRYRLLRYNPPIKTPDGDGLEDEWEDIEDIRVHRRVDMEAGEGETAL
- the LOC130537333 gene encoding coiled-coil domain-containing protein 92-like isoform X1 is translated as MSFWRIFCFQHLYCIKDGDTGAVRGHMIGIFPSESRRPPGEISLQLPASACRDGAMDERKLEQQVASVGRGIAFLEQEHLAMLTGLRLEITHLKRRCHELSCELESRFPDRIIGEEEAELATRCEAAVLLLEDQQCMMVAARGELRAGRARASALGRSLREEERSFLEELKRRSHQITLLNRELQHQNVVTMSLCHELHSARLKLFQQRQSAETSGEEEARRDEEEEEDDEEEEGGDNEDEGSLWLLSPPPPASPHLPEASHRGRVSSVREERVRACVPQERVTSPQRPHPMPDPALFLFPLRYRLLRYNPPIKTPDGDGLEDEWEDIEDIRVHRRVDMEAGEGETAL